The following coding sequences lie in one Pseudomonas svalbardensis genomic window:
- the arfB gene encoding alternative ribosome rescue aminoacyl-tRNA hydrolase ArfB, with protein MLVISNNVHLPDAEIELTAIRAQGAGGQNVNKVSSAVHLRFDIPASSLPEFYKERLLALRDSRITSEGVLIIKAQQYRTQEANRADALERLTELILSATKVEKKRRPTKPTLGSKKRRLESKTKRGSIKAGRGKVDF; from the coding sequence ATGCTGGTGATATCCAACAACGTGCATCTGCCGGATGCCGAGATCGAGTTGACCGCCATTCGTGCCCAGGGCGCCGGTGGGCAGAATGTCAATAAAGTCTCCAGCGCGGTGCACCTGCGTTTCGACATTCCTGCCTCGTCCTTGCCCGAGTTCTACAAGGAACGGCTGCTGGCGCTGCGTGACAGTCGCATCACCAGCGAAGGGGTGTTGATCATCAAGGCCCAGCAATACCGCACGCAAGAAGCCAATCGCGCGGATGCGCTGGAACGGCTGACCGAGCTGATCCTCAGTGCCACCAAGGTCGAAAAGAAACGTCGTCCGACCAAACCGACCCTCGGTTCGAAGAAGCGTCGGCTCGAATCCAAGACCAAGCGTGGCAGTATCAAGGCCGGGCGCGGCAAGGTCGATTTTTAG
- a CDS encoding MFS transporter has translation MSENQRPLAVTLQVVSIVLFTFIGYLNIGIPLAVLPGYVHSDLGFGAVIAGLVISVQYLATLLSRPYAGKIIDNKGSKLAVMYGLAGCGLSGVFMLISAWTQSLPTLSLISLLIGRLVLGSAESLVGSGSIGWGIGRVGAANTAKVISWNGIASYGAIAIGAPLGVLLVSQLGLWSMGVSIVLLALLGLVLAWPKTAAPIVVGERLPFMHVLGRVLPHGCGLALGSIGFGTIATFITLYYATQHWDNAVLCLSLFGASFIGARLLFGNLINRLGGFRVAIACLSVETLGLLLLWLAPDAHWALAGAALSGFGFSLVFPALGVEAVNLVPASSRGAAVGAYSLFIDLSLGITGPLAGAIAAGFGFASIFLFAALAALSGLALSVYLYRQAPKHLDEKYREERQAR, from the coding sequence ATGTCTGAAAACCAGCGCCCCCTGGCGGTCACGCTGCAAGTCGTTTCCATCGTCCTGTTCACCTTCATCGGCTACCTGAATATCGGCATTCCCCTGGCCGTGTTGCCGGGCTACGTCCACAGCGATCTGGGCTTCGGCGCGGTCATCGCCGGGCTGGTGATCAGCGTGCAATACCTGGCCACCCTGCTCAGTCGTCCGTATGCCGGGAAAATCATCGACAACAAGGGCAGCAAACTCGCCGTGATGTACGGCCTCGCCGGCTGCGGGTTGAGCGGCGTGTTCATGCTGATTTCGGCCTGGACCCAAAGCCTGCCGACCTTGAGCCTGATCAGCCTGTTGATCGGCCGTCTAGTGCTCGGCAGCGCAGAAAGCCTGGTGGGCTCCGGTTCGATCGGCTGGGGCATCGGCCGGGTTGGCGCGGCGAATACTGCCAAAGTCATTTCCTGGAACGGCATCGCCAGTTATGGCGCCATCGCCATCGGCGCACCGCTGGGCGTGCTGCTGGTCAGTCAATTGGGTTTGTGGAGCATGGGCGTAAGCATCGTGTTGCTGGCCCTCCTCGGCCTGGTGCTGGCCTGGCCGAAAACCGCCGCGCCGATTGTGGTCGGTGAACGTTTGCCGTTCATGCATGTGCTCGGTCGGGTGCTGCCGCATGGTTGCGGCCTGGCGCTGGGTTCCATCGGTTTCGGCACTATCGCGACTTTCATCACGTTGTATTACGCCACGCAGCATTGGGACAACGCGGTGCTGTGCTTGAGTTTGTTCGGCGCCAGTTTCATCGGTGCGCGGCTGCTGTTCGGCAACCTGATCAACCGCCTCGGCGGCTTTCGCGTGGCGATTGCCTGCCTGTCTGTGGAAACACTGGGGCTGTTGCTGCTATGGCTGGCGCCGGACGCTCATTGGGCATTGGCCGGTGCGGCGCTAAGCGGGTTCGGTTTCTCGCTGGTGTTCCCCGCGCTGGGCGTGGAAGCGGTCAACCTGGTGCCGGCCTCCAGTCGTGGTGCGGCAGTCGGGGCTTATTCGCTGTTCATCGATTTGTCGCTGGGAATTACCGGGCCGCTGGCCGGCGCGATTGCGGCAGGCTTTGGTTTTGCCTCGATCTTCCTGTTCGCTGCACTCGCCGCGTTGAGCGGTCTGGCACTGAGTGTTTACTTGTACCGGCAGGCGCCGAAGCATCTCGATGAAAAGTACCGGGAAGAGCGCCAAGCCCGCTAA
- a CDS encoding amino acid aminotransferase — translation MHFDAIGRVPGDPILGLMEAYAQDPNPRKFDLGVGVYKDAQGLTPIPQSVKLAEQRLLDRQTTKTYIGGHGEPAFGKAIVELVLGADSPLIAEHRAGATQTPGGTGALRLSADFIAQCLPGRGVWLSNPTWPIHETIFAAAGVKVSHYPYVGSDNRLDVEAMLAALKEAPKGDVVLLHACCHNPTGFDLSHDDWRRVLDVVRSRDLVPLIDFAYQGFGDGLEQDAWSTRLFAAALPEVLITSSCSKNFGLYRDRTGALIVCAKTTDKLVDIRSQLANIARNLWSTPPDHGAAVVATILSDPELKSLWADEVEAMRLRIAQLRSGLVEALEPHGLRERFAHIGVQRGMFSYTGLTPDQVKQLRDHHSVYMVNSGRANVAGIDATRLDLLAEAIAKVCK, via the coding sequence ATGCATTTCGACGCCATCGGCCGAGTACCCGGCGACCCGATTCTCGGCCTGATGGAGGCCTATGCGCAGGACCCCAACCCGCGCAAATTCGACCTCGGCGTGGGCGTCTATAAAGATGCCCAGGGTCTGACACCGATCCCCCAGTCAGTGAAGCTCGCCGAGCAGCGCCTGCTGGATCGGCAGACCACCAAGACCTACATCGGTGGTCACGGTGAACCGGCGTTCGGCAAGGCCATCGTTGAATTGGTGCTGGGTGCCGATTCCCCGCTGATCGCTGAACATCGGGCCGGCGCGACGCAAACGCCGGGCGGCACCGGCGCGCTGCGCTTGAGTGCCGACTTCATCGCCCAATGCCTTCCCGGCCGGGGCGTGTGGCTGAGCAACCCGACCTGGCCGATCCACGAAACCATCTTCGCGGCAGCCGGAGTCAAGGTCAGTCATTACCCGTATGTTGGCAGCGATAACCGCCTCGACGTCGAAGCGATGCTCGCGGCACTCAAGGAAGCGCCGAAGGGCGATGTGGTGCTGCTGCACGCCTGCTGCCACAACCCGACCGGGTTCGATCTGTCCCATGACGATTGGCGCCGGGTGCTGGACGTGGTGCGCAGTCGCGATTTGGTGCCGCTGATCGACTTCGCCTACCAGGGCTTCGGCGATGGCCTGGAACAGGATGCCTGGTCGACGCGGTTGTTCGCTGCCGCGTTACCGGAAGTGCTGATCACCAGTTCCTGCTCGAAGAACTTCGGCCTGTACCGCGACCGCACCGGCGCGCTGATCGTCTGCGCGAAAACCACTGACAAGCTGGTGGACATCCGCAGCCAACTGGCCAACATCGCCCGCAACCTGTGGTCGACACCGCCGGATCACGGCGCGGCTGTGGTGGCGACCATCCTCAGTGATCCAGAGCTGAAAAGCCTCTGGGCCGACGAAGTGGAAGCCATGCGTTTGCGTATCGCCCAACTGCGCAGCGGTTTGGTTGAAGCGCTTGAACCTCATGGTTTGCGCGAACGCTTTGCGCACATCGGCGTGCAGCGCGGGATGTTTTCCTACACCGGTTTGACGCCGGACCAGGTCAAACAACTGCGCGATCATCACAGCGTTTACATGGTCAACTCAGGCCGGGCCAACGTCGCCGGGATTGATGCAACGCGTCTGGACCTGCTGGCCGAAGCAATCGCCAAGGTTTGCAAGTAA
- a CDS encoding 4a-hydroxytetrahydrobiopterin dehydratase gives MSTLNQAHCEACRADAPQVSDEELPVLIKQIPDWNIEVRDSVMQLEKVFLFKNFKHALAFTNAVGEISEAEGHHPGLLTEWGKVTVTWWSHSIKGLHRNDFIMAARTDEVAKDAEGRK, from the coding sequence ATGTCCACATTAAACCAAGCCCATTGCGAAGCCTGCCGCGCCGATGCCCCTCAGGTCAGCGACGAAGAACTGCCGGTACTGATCAAGCAGATCCCTGACTGGAACATTGAAGTGCGCGACAGCGTGATGCAGCTGGAAAAAGTTTTCCTGTTCAAGAACTTCAAGCACGCACTGGCGTTCACCAACGCCGTCGGTGAAATCTCCGAGGCTGAAGGTCACCACCCAGGCCTGCTGACCGAGTGGGGCAAAGTCACCGTGACCTGGTGGAGCCACTCCATCAAGGGCCTGCATCGCAACGACTTCATCATGGCCGCGCGCACTGACGAAGTGGCCAAGGACGCCGAGGGCCGCAAATAA
- the phhA gene encoding phenylalanine 4-monooxygenase: protein MKQTQYVAREPDAQGFIDYPAEEHAVWNTLITRQLKVIEGRACQEYLDGIEKLGLPHDRIPQLGEINKVLGETTGWQVARVPALIPFQTFFELLANKQFPVATFIRTREELDYLQEPDIFHEIFGHCPLLTNPWFAEFTHTYGKLGLQATKEERVYLARLYWMTIEFGLVDTSEGMRIYGGGILSSPKETVYCLSGEPEHQAFDPLECMRTPYRIDILQPLYFVLPNLKRLFDLAHEDIMGMVKQGMQLGLHTPKFPPKAA from the coding sequence ATGAAGCAGACGCAATACGTGGCTCGCGAGCCCGATGCGCAAGGTTTTATCGACTACCCCGCCGAAGAACACGCGGTGTGGAACACGCTGATTACTCGCCAACTGAAAGTGATCGAGGGTCGCGCATGCCAGGAATACCTGGACGGTATCGAAAAACTCGGTCTGCCCCACGACCGCATTCCGCAACTCGGTGAGATCAACAAGGTCCTCGGTGAAACCACCGGGTGGCAGGTCGCCCGGGTACCCGCACTGATCCCCTTCCAGACCTTTTTCGAATTGCTCGCCAACAAGCAGTTCCCGGTAGCGACGTTTATTCGTACCCGCGAAGAGCTGGATTACCTGCAAGAGCCGGACATTTTCCACGAGATCTTTGGCCACTGCCCGCTGCTGACCAACCCTTGGTTCGCCGAATTCACCCACACCTACGGCAAACTCGGCCTACAGGCTACCAAGGAAGAACGCGTGTACCTGGCGCGTTTGTACTGGATGACCATCGAGTTCGGTCTGGTCGACACTTCAGAAGGTATGCGCATCTACGGCGGCGGCATTCTCTCCTCGCCGAAAGAAACCGTTTACTGCCTGTCGGGCGAACCTGAGCATCAGGCCTTCGATCCGCTGGAATGCATGCGCACACCGTATCGCATCGACATCCTGCAACCGCTGTACTTTGTCCTGCCGAACCTCAAGCGCCTGTTCGACCTCGCACACGAAGACATCATGGGCATGGTCAAGCAAGGCATGCAGCTAGGCTTGCACACACCAAAATTTCCGCCAAAGGCTGCGTGA
- a CDS encoding sigma-54-dependent transcriptional regulator: MRIKVHCQNRIGILRDILNLLVEYGINVARGEVGGEHGNAIYLHCPNLINIQFQALRPKFESIAGVFGVKRVGLMPSERRHMELNALLGALEFPVLSIDMGGSIVAANRAAAQLLGVRVDEVPGIPLSRYAEDFDLPELVRANKSRINGLRVKVKGDVFLADIAPLQSEHDDSEAMAGAVLTLHRADRVGERIYNVRKQELRGFDSIFQSSKVMAAVVREARRMAPLDAPLLIEGETGTGKELLARACHLASPRGQSPLMALNCAGLPESMAETELFGYGPGAFAGARAEGKLGLLELTAGGTLFLDGVGEMSPRLQVKLLRFLQDGCFRRVGSDEEVYLDVRVICATQVDLSELCARGEFRQDLYHRLNVLSLHIPPLRECLDGLTPLVEHFLDQASRQIGCPLPKLAPAAMERLSHYHWPGNVRQLENVLFQAVSLCEGGTVKAEHIRLPDYGVRQPLGDFSLEGGLDEIVGRFEKAVLERLYSEHPSSRQLGKRLGVSHTTIANKLREYEVGKEPGSA, from the coding sequence ATGCGTATCAAAGTCCACTGCCAGAACCGCATCGGCATCCTGCGCGACATTCTCAACCTGCTGGTGGAATACGGGATCAACGTCGCACGCGGCGAGGTCGGCGGTGAGCATGGCAATGCCATCTACCTGCATTGCCCGAACCTGATCAACATTCAGTTCCAGGCTTTGCGTCCGAAATTTGAATCGATTGCCGGGGTTTTTGGCGTCAAGCGCGTAGGTCTGATGCCCAGCGAGCGTCGGCACATGGAACTCAATGCCTTGCTCGGCGCCCTGGAGTTTCCGGTGCTGTCGATCGACATGGGCGGCTCGATCGTCGCGGCCAACCGCGCAGCGGCGCAGTTGCTCGGGGTGCGCGTGGATGAGGTGCCTGGGATTCCACTGTCGCGTTACGCCGAAGATTTCGACTTGCCGGAACTGGTGCGCGCCAACAAGTCGCGGATCAACGGCTTGCGGGTGAAGGTCAAGGGTGACGTGTTTCTCGCCGACATCGCGCCATTGCAATCGGAGCATGACGACAGCGAAGCCATGGCCGGCGCGGTACTCACGCTGCACCGCGCCGACCGGGTCGGTGAGCGCATCTATAACGTGCGCAAGCAGGAGCTGCGCGGTTTCGACAGCATTTTCCAAAGCTCGAAGGTGATGGCCGCCGTGGTGCGCGAGGCCCGGCGCATGGCACCGCTGGATGCGCCGCTATTGATAGAAGGTGAAACCGGCACCGGTAAAGAGTTGCTGGCGCGAGCCTGCCACCTGGCGAGTCCGCGGGGGCAGTCACCGTTGATGGCGCTCAACTGCGCCGGTCTGCCGGAGTCGATGGCCGAGACCGAGTTGTTCGGCTACGGTCCCGGCGCTTTCGCAGGGGCGAGGGCAGAAGGCAAGCTCGGGCTGCTGGAGCTGACAGCGGGCGGTACGCTGTTTCTCGATGGCGTCGGGGAAATGAGCCCGCGTTTGCAGGTGAAATTGCTGCGTTTCCTGCAGGACGGTTGCTTCCGTCGTGTGGGCAGTGATGAAGAGGTTTACCTGGATGTGCGGGTGATCTGCGCGACGCAGGTCGACCTGTCCGAGTTGTGCGCGCGGGGTGAATTTCGCCAGGATTTGTATCACCGTTTGAACGTGCTTTCGCTGCACATCCCCCCACTGCGCGAATGCCTCGATGGCCTGACGCCGCTGGTGGAACACTTCCTCGATCAGGCCAGTCGGCAGATCGGTTGCCCGCTGCCGAAACTGGCGCCAGCGGCGATGGAGCGGCTCAGTCATTACCACTGGCCGGGCAATGTTCGGCAGTTGGAGAACGTGTTGTTCCAGGCGGTTTCCTTGTGCGAGGGCGGCACGGTGAAGGCCGAACATATTCGCCTGCCGGACTACGGCGTGCGTCAGCCACTTGGCGATTTCTCGCTCGAGGGCGGGCTGGACGAGATTGTCGGGCGCTTCGAGAAAGCGGTGCTGGAGCGTTTGTATTCCGAGCATCCGAGCAGTCGGCAACTGGGCAAGCGGTTGGGGGTTTCGCATACGACTATTGCCAATAAATTGCGAGAGTATGAGGTCGGTAAAGAACCCGGTAGCGCATAA
- a CDS encoding flagellar basal body rod protein FlgF, translating into MDKYLYVAMTGASQNALAQKAHANNLANISTNGFQKDLEQARSMPVFGDSFPARAFALSERPATDFSPGALVETGRDLDVAVQGNGWIAVQNPDGGESYVRTGSLNVDALGVLRAGNGMPVMGNGGPIAVPPEQQIEVGEDGTISIRAMGEGPRVMAEVDRIKLVNPDFKNMTKGLDGSIHTKDGKPAQADAKVKLVSGFLESSNVNAVEEMTSVLALAKQFELHIKMMNTAKEDDQAMARVLQIS; encoded by the coding sequence GTGGACAAGTACCTTTATGTGGCAATGACCGGCGCCAGCCAGAATGCACTGGCGCAGAAGGCTCATGCGAACAACCTGGCGAACATCTCCACCAACGGTTTTCAGAAAGACCTGGAGCAGGCTCGTTCGATGCCGGTGTTCGGCGACAGCTTTCCGGCGCGTGCGTTTGCCCTGTCCGAACGACCGGCCACCGACTTCTCCCCGGGCGCATTGGTGGAAACCGGTCGTGACCTCGATGTCGCGGTGCAAGGCAATGGCTGGATCGCCGTGCAGAACCCTGACGGCGGCGAAAGCTACGTGCGCACCGGCAGCCTGAACGTCGACGCCCTGGGCGTGCTGCGGGCCGGCAATGGTATGCCGGTGATGGGCAATGGCGGGCCGATTGCCGTGCCGCCCGAGCAGCAAATCGAAGTGGGAGAGGACGGCACTATCAGCATTCGTGCGATGGGCGAAGGTCCTCGCGTGATGGCCGAAGTCGACCGCATCAAACTGGTCAACCCTGACTTCAAGAACATGACCAAAGGCCTGGACGGTTCGATCCACACCAAGGACGGCAAGCCGGCGCAAGCCGATGCCAAGGTCAAGCTGGTGTCCGGTTTCCTCGAGTCGAGCAACGTCAACGCCGTGGAAGAGATGACTTCGGTGCTGGCCCTGGCCAAGCAGTTCGAACTGCACATCAAGATGATGAACACCGCCAAAGAAGACGACCAGGCCATGGCTCGGGTCTTGCAGATCAGCTAA